In [Leptolyngbya] sp. PCC 7376, a genomic segment contains:
- a CDS encoding metal-binding protein, giving the protein MPSGRTHDRITLWGLPWVVAIAYILTRNGELTLIVGLAYLFSGLMFGPDLDIHSVQFKRWGMFRWIWLPYQKTLSHRSSLSHGFLVGTTLRVLYFSIFLLVVGIIGVAIAQGVWGFDWNWRSFFVVGGQQVQQNYWAEVLALFAGLETGAMSHSVSDWTGSTIKRFKKKGLAGIFEQKKTKRKSSRRRRASSSRKRSRK; this is encoded by the coding sequence ATGCCTTCTGGCCGTACCCATGACCGCATAACACTGTGGGGATTACCCTGGGTTGTGGCGATCGCCTACATCCTTACCCGCAATGGCGAACTAACATTAATCGTGGGTTTAGCCTATTTATTTAGCGGCTTAATGTTTGGCCCGGATCTTGATATTCACTCGGTGCAATTTAAGCGTTGGGGGATGTTCCGCTGGATTTGGCTGCCTTATCAAAAAACCCTCAGTCACCGCTCTAGTCTTTCCCATGGATTTTTAGTGGGAACGACATTACGTGTTCTTTATTTTTCAATCTTTCTTTTAGTTGTCGGAATTATTGGTGTGGCGATCGCCCAGGGTGTGTGGGGATTTGATTGGAATTGGCGATCATTTTTTGTGGTTGGTGGACAGCAAGTTCAGCAAAATTATTGGGCAGAAGTTTTAGCCTTATTTGCCGGACTCGAAACAGGAGCAATGAGCCATTCAGTCAGTGATTGGACCGGATCCACTATTAAACGCTTTAAGAAAAAAGGATTGGCAGGAATTTTCGAGCAGAAAAAAACCAAACGTAAATCATCACGTCGTCGCAGAGCTTCATCCTCTCGAAAACGGAGTCGGAAATAA
- the recJ gene encoding single-stranded-DNA-specific exonuclease RecJ produces the protein MSRLPQQRWRIAESQPEIVAALVEAVNVKPLVAQVLANRNIRTAEQAQIYIQPEAERLPAPMVEFEDLALSVELLREAIAEETLIAICGDYDADGMTSTALLLRALRHLGANVTYAIPSRMKDGYGINERIVTEFAEEGVGIILTVDNGISAYNPVAVARDLGLDVIITDHHDLPEKLPPANAILNPKLIPTMSPYYGLAGVGVAYVLAVCLAQALGKLEGLTSQILELFTLGTIADLAPLIGVNRRWLKRGLRLLPQSNLAGVQALMQMAGVDEKQKQLKPDDIGFRLGPRINAVGRIDDPQKVIELLITEDEGIALERAMQCEQINKERQQMCAEIEEEAIALVEETPIDYRGLRVLVLCKSGWHHGVIGIVASRLLERYGVPVFICTDEEDGHLRGSARGIEEFNIFDGLNYCQDLLGKFGGHKAAGGFSLEKKNLETFIQKLSEFAHKCLEPEHLKPLVNIDAEAKFTDITPDFYQQIDKLHPWGIGNREPIFWTPAVKVLEQRAIGKNHVKFSLGQTINNQTFSITAIAWRWGDYYPLPREMDIAYKLKENHWNDQVNLELELVGARPSSKTNANADIPQQQAIPHLTPPVVKTLSNPAEKSFDYNNRLYLCQLENQGKILKISNDQGKILTVQKGKRQGKLGEQIVDVTQPPFFQMIKKAIATLDE, from the coding sequence ATGTCTAGACTTCCCCAACAACGGTGGCGTATCGCTGAGAGTCAACCTGAAATCGTTGCAGCTTTGGTTGAGGCAGTGAATGTCAAGCCTTTGGTCGCGCAAGTTCTCGCTAATCGCAATATTCGCACAGCTGAGCAAGCCCAAATTTATATCCAACCCGAAGCCGAACGTCTACCTGCGCCGATGGTGGAGTTTGAGGATCTAGCTCTCAGTGTTGAGTTGCTCCGGGAGGCGATCGCCGAAGAGACGTTGATTGCAATCTGTGGAGATTATGATGCAGATGGCATGACCAGCACGGCGTTGTTGTTGCGGGCATTGCGGCACTTGGGAGCCAACGTCACCTATGCGATTCCGAGTCGAATGAAGGATGGCTATGGCATTAATGAGCGGATTGTCACCGAATTTGCGGAGGAAGGTGTCGGCATTATTTTGACCGTTGACAATGGCATTTCTGCTTACAATCCGGTTGCTGTCGCGCGGGATTTAGGACTGGATGTGATCATTACCGACCACCACGATTTACCCGAAAAATTACCGCCAGCAAACGCAATTCTCAATCCCAAATTAATCCCCACAATGTCACCCTATTATGGTTTGGCGGGGGTTGGCGTTGCCTATGTTTTAGCGGTTTGTTTAGCACAGGCTTTAGGCAAATTAGAAGGGTTAACCTCACAGATTTTAGAGTTATTTACTCTCGGAACAATCGCTGACCTGGCCCCTTTAATAGGGGTAAATCGTCGTTGGTTAAAACGAGGTTTAAGACTATTACCTCAGTCCAATTTGGCGGGTGTGCAAGCTCTGATGCAAATGGCGGGCGTTGATGAGAAACAAAAACAATTGAAACCAGATGATATTGGCTTTCGACTTGGGCCGCGTATTAATGCGGTTGGACGAATCGACGACCCGCAAAAAGTGATTGAACTTTTAATTACGGAAGATGAAGGGATCGCGCTCGAACGGGCAATGCAGTGCGAACAAATTAATAAAGAGCGCCAACAAATGTGCGCCGAAATCGAAGAAGAGGCGATCGCCCTTGTAGAGGAAACGCCTATTGATTATCGAGGCTTGCGAGTTTTAGTGTTGTGTAAAAGTGGCTGGCATCATGGTGTGATTGGCATTGTGGCATCGCGCTTGCTCGAAAGATATGGTGTGCCCGTGTTTATTTGCACCGATGAGGAAGATGGACACCTGCGTGGCTCTGCGCGTGGCATCGAGGAATTTAATATTTTTGATGGGCTAAATTACTGCCAAGATTTGTTGGGAAAATTTGGAGGGCATAAAGCTGCTGGCGGGTTTTCCTTAGAAAAAAAGAATCTCGAAACATTCATCCAAAAGTTAAGTGAATTTGCCCATAAATGCCTTGAGCCAGAACACTTAAAACCTCTCGTTAATATTGATGCTGAAGCAAAATTCACAGATATTACGCCGGATTTTTATCAACAAATCGATAAGCTTCATCCTTGGGGAATCGGTAACCGTGAGCCCATTTTTTGGACGCCAGCGGTCAAAGTATTAGAGCAACGGGCAATCGGCAAAAACCACGTAAAATTTTCCCTTGGACAAACCATCAATAATCAAACATTTTCGATTACGGCGATCGCCTGGCGCTGGGGAGACTATTATCCGTTGCCGCGCGAGATGGACATTGCCTACAAGCTTAAGGAAAATCACTGGAACGATCAGGTTAACCTCGAGCTGGAATTAGTCGGTGCAAGACCAAGCAGCAAAACGAATGCAAATGCTGATATTCCTCAACAGCAAGCGATTCCGCACCTTACGCCACCTGTTGTCAAAACATTATCTAATCCTGCTGAAAAATCATTTGATTACAATAATCGTCTTTATCTTTGTCAGCTCGAAAATCAAGGAAAAATACTCAAGATTTCCAACGATCAAGGCAAAATTTTAACGGTACAAAAAGGCAAACGACAGGGCAAACTTGGTGAGCAAATTGTAGACGTGACCCAGCCACCATTTTTTCAGATGATAAAAAAGGCGATCGCCACTTTAGATGAATAA
- a CDS encoding phosphoribosyltransferase: MVDRVISWTEYHQTIEKLAEQIQTSGWEFNQILCLAKGGLRVGDILARIFDQPLAILNVSSYGGNDNRQQSQIRFAEHLTNFGELGDRLLLVDDLVDTGVSLERTLDWLQNYAPHLIEIRTAVLWYKARSHAKPDYFVEYLEHNPWIQQPFEHYEK; encoded by the coding sequence ATGGTTGATCGCGTTATCTCTTGGACTGAATATCACCAAACGATTGAGAAGCTGGCTGAACAAATCCAAACTTCAGGTTGGGAATTTAATCAAATTTTGTGCCTTGCAAAAGGAGGATTAAGAGTTGGCGATATTTTGGCTCGAATTTTTGATCAACCCCTCGCCATTCTGAATGTCAGTAGCTATGGCGGCAACGACAATCGACAACAGAGTCAAATTCGTTTTGCAGAACATCTCACAAATTTTGGAGAATTGGGCGATCGTCTCCTCTTAGTGGATGACCTTGTGGATACGGGGGTGAGCCTCGAAAGAACCTTGGATTGGCTGCAAAATTATGCGCCTCATCTCATCGAAATCCGTACCGCAGTCCTCTGGTATAAGGCTAGATCTCACGCTAAACCCGACTATTTTGTGGAATATCTAGAACATAATCCGTGGATTCAGCAGCCCTTCGAACATTATGAAAAGTGA
- a CDS encoding EAL domain-containing protein, translating into MFENYIQQKYSLKLNNQYSEVENFNIFKSDNSKIHTPTISTLEEIDNSINRSIAILKQIQQGLEKDIETSLAFTLKEQEQLKVYDLSLLVITLAFGSGLMLLTMRRFSHSLEKITQKSLWISRNAQADKDDWLSERLTEQELDKAIALNDGVANLSLAFNQMVESLAENRIQQVKIKEQLAEETQLLSFTLRSIGDGVITTNQEGIITSANLAAEALLSCPATQIRGKTLDEIFNDPQEDEKKQWHLSKSQESCWLTLKNYGNEAKVFDISHAPILSEDKEVLGIVVVFRDMTALLDATKELFWQASHDPLTKLANRREFQSQLESLRQTHDDPNTMHSILYLDLDRFKIVNDTCGHDAGDALLKQISQRMKEEIRAGDTLARLGGDEFGIILKYCPVTNAMIVAEKILTMMQKYRFIWGQHQFSLGVSIGVVPYSPNEDEPLIVMKAADAACYGAKNQGRNQIYTVDNNESHLDGQNREMNWLARINHALEKNHFCLYQQKISSLVVDDIAHEHFEILIRLRTEDGKILSPGSFLPIAERYQLMTKIDRWVISHFLESQHIYLQEMWNKYSSENVSKQSFYSLNLSADSLNDPEFLPFLEEQFRQYHVPPEVICFEITETVAIANLHRAIKIIRAIKDLGCRFALDDFGSGMSSFGYLQTLPVDFLKIDGLFIRELCQNSMNEIIVTALNQVAKAVNIQTIAEFVEDEATIEKLQEIGVDYAQGYGIARPQPLPQRQRTSSKELTKTIIH; encoded by the coding sequence ATGTTTGAGAACTATATTCAGCAGAAATATAGTTTGAAACTAAATAATCAATATAGTGAAGTCGAGAACTTCAATATTTTTAAATCTGATAATTCAAAAATACACACGCCTACAATTTCGACGTTAGAAGAGATTGATAATTCTATTAACCGGAGCATTGCTATTCTCAAACAAATTCAGCAAGGTCTTGAGAAAGATATTGAAACATCCCTTGCCTTTACTTTAAAAGAGCAGGAGCAACTGAAGGTTTATGACCTATCATTACTCGTCATAACCTTAGCTTTTGGCTCTGGATTAATGCTGTTAACAATGCGACGGTTTTCTCATTCTCTAGAAAAAATCACTCAAAAATCCTTATGGATTAGTCGTAATGCCCAAGCCGATAAAGATGATTGGTTAAGTGAACGTCTCACAGAACAAGAGCTGGATAAGGCGATCGCCCTGAATGATGGTGTTGCAAATCTAAGTTTGGCCTTTAATCAAATGGTGGAAAGCCTTGCAGAAAATCGTATTCAGCAAGTGAAAATCAAAGAGCAACTTGCTGAAGAGACACAGCTTCTCTCCTTTACTCTGCGCTCTATCGGTGATGGCGTCATCACGACGAATCAAGAAGGTATTATTACCTCCGCAAATTTAGCTGCAGAAGCTTTGCTTAGCTGTCCTGCTACACAAATCCGAGGCAAGACTCTCGATGAAATTTTCAACGATCCACAAGAAGATGAAAAGAAACAATGGCATTTATCAAAGTCCCAAGAATCCTGTTGGTTAACGTTAAAAAACTATGGTAATGAGGCTAAAGTTTTTGATATTTCCCATGCGCCAATCCTTTCTGAGGACAAGGAAGTTCTAGGGATTGTCGTTGTTTTTCGCGATATGACGGCTTTGCTAGATGCAACAAAAGAGCTTTTTTGGCAAGCTTCCCATGATCCATTAACGAAGTTAGCTAATCGTCGAGAATTTCAATCTCAACTCGAAAGTTTACGACAGACTCATGATGATCCCAATACGATGCATTCGATCTTATATCTTGATTTAGATCGGTTTAAAATCGTCAACGATACCTGTGGTCATGATGCTGGTGATGCATTACTGAAACAGATTTCTCAACGCATGAAAGAAGAAATTAGAGCAGGTGATACACTGGCTCGTTTAGGAGGAGATGAGTTCGGCATTATTCTCAAATATTGTCCTGTTACAAATGCGATGATTGTAGCCGAGAAAATTCTCACCATGATGCAAAAGTATCGTTTTATTTGGGGACAACATCAATTTTCATTAGGGGTAAGCATTGGTGTTGTTCCCTATTCGCCAAATGAAGATGAGCCTCTGATTGTGATGAAAGCTGCCGATGCGGCTTGTTATGGTGCAAAAAATCAGGGACGCAATCAAATTTATACGGTTGATAATAATGAAAGTCATCTTGATGGCCAAAATCGTGAGATGAACTGGCTGGCAAGAATTAATCATGCCTTAGAAAAAAATCATTTTTGTTTGTATCAGCAAAAAATCAGCAGTCTTGTTGTCGATGATATAGCTCATGAACACTTTGAAATCTTAATTCGTTTACGGACTGAGGATGGCAAGATCTTATCGCCTGGTAGCTTTTTACCCATTGCAGAACGCTATCAATTAATGACCAAAATTGATCGTTGGGTCATCTCACATTTTCTTGAGTCGCAACATATTTATCTACAGGAAATGTGGAATAAGTACTCCTCTGAAAATGTCTCAAAACAGAGTTTTTATAGTCTAAATTTGTCAGCTGATAGTTTAAATGATCCCGAGTTTTTACCTTTCCTCGAAGAACAGTTCAGGCAATATCACGTTCCACCAGAGGTGATTTGCTTTGAGATTACAGAAACAGTGGCGATCGCCAATTTACATCGAGCAATCAAAATTATTCGTGCGATCAAAGATCTAGGATGCCGCTTTGCCCTAGATGACTTCGGGAGTGGCATGTCTTCCTTTGGCTATTTGCAAACATTACCCGTTGATTTCTTGAAAATTGATGGCCTATTTATTCGAGAGCTATGCCAAAATTCGATGAATGAAATTATTGTTACGGCTCTCAATCAAGTGGCAAAGGCGGTTAATATTCAAACCATTGCAGAGTTTGTGGAAGATGAGGCCACGATTGAAAAACTACAGGAAATTGGAGTTGATTACGCCCAAGGTTATGGCATTGCAAGACCACAACCCTTACCGCAGCGACAGCGAACTTCATCTAAAGAACTCACAAAAACAATAATCCATTAA
- the psb30 gene encoding photosystem II reaction center protein Ycf12/Psb30, giving the protein MDFITGFFGALDFEVIFQLTFVALILISGPVIIFLLAARGGDM; this is encoded by the coding sequence ATGGATTTTATCACAGGTTTTTTTGGTGCCCTTGACTTTGAAGTGATTTTTCAGTTGACTTTCGTCGCTCTGATTCTCATTTCTGGCCCCGTCATCATCTTTCTTTTGGCTGCTCGTGGCGGCGACATGTAA
- a CDS encoding alpha/beta fold hydrolase: MTFISPTRRSPKLNHGLELSYLEWGQGGEPVLLLHGLADNALVWSQLGGFLAEKYHVVALDLRGHGDSAKPEMGYACDDYIEDFHALFEHLGWSQAHVLGHSWTGKLAAIWATREPQYFKSLMLADPFFNSKIPNWWTITFPIAYKVLPFLKLMGEFPSYEKVEAIAKNLKQFRGWNEWQEAIFKASIEPTEHGRYRSKFVKRACDGIFLDVMQEVGVGSEIEIPSLFIQPEKGLNRLSFQLAPYRKYLKHLTWQVVPGNHWAHIVEPAAFNQAVIEFLS, translated from the coding sequence ATGACATTTATTTCCCCAACGCGGCGATCGCCTAAGCTTAATCACGGACTCGAACTGTCCTATCTCGAATGGGGGCAGGGTGGTGAGCCTGTTTTACTGCTTCATGGTCTCGCGGATAATGCTTTGGTTTGGTCGCAATTGGGGGGATTTTTAGCTGAGAAATATCATGTCGTGGCACTCGATTTGCGGGGACATGGCGATAGTGCAAAACCTGAAATGGGCTATGCTTGCGACGACTATATAGAAGATTTCCACGCGTTATTTGAGCATCTGGGTTGGTCACAAGCCCATGTGTTGGGACATAGTTGGACTGGGAAATTAGCAGCGATTTGGGCCACTCGCGAACCGCAATATTTTAAAAGCCTGATGCTGGCTGACCCATTTTTTAACAGCAAAATTCCAAATTGGTGGACGATCACTTTTCCCATTGCCTATAAAGTATTGCCCTTCCTAAAACTGATGGGGGAATTTCCGAGCTACGAAAAAGTAGAGGCGATCGCCAAGAATTTAAAACAATTTCGAGGTTGGAATGAGTGGCAGGAAGCAATTTTTAAAGCCAGCATTGAACCCACCGAGCATGGCAGATATCGCAGTAAATTTGTGAAGCGCGCTTGCGATGGTATTTTCCTTGATGTGATGCAGGAAGTAGGTGTTGGCAGTGAGATTGAAATCCCGAGCTTATTTATTCAGCCGGAAAAAGGTTTAAATCGCCTGAGTTTCCAGCTAGCACCCTACCGTAAATACCTCAAACATTTGACTTGGCAAGTTGTACCCGGAAATCATTGGGCACATATTGTTGAACCCGCAGCATTTAATCAGGCAGTTATTGAGTTCTTATCTTGA
- a CDS encoding allophycocyanin subunit alpha-B has product MSVVSQVILKADDELRYPSSGELTGMESFLATGAIRIRIAEALADSEKKIVDEAQKKLFAIHPEYRAAGGNASTTKRYNQCLRDYGWYLRLVTYGVLAGDKDPIENIGLIGVKEMYNALDVPVTGMIDAIRCLKEAALGVLDLEEASIAAPYFDFITQSMS; this is encoded by the coding sequence ATGAGCGTCGTTAGTCAAGTTATCTTAAAAGCCGATGACGAACTCCGCTATCCCAGCAGCGGTGAGCTGACCGGCATGGAGAGTTTTCTCGCAACAGGTGCAATCCGCATCCGGATCGCTGAAGCATTAGCAGACAGCGAGAAAAAAATCGTTGATGAAGCCCAGAAAAAATTATTTGCGATTCACCCCGAATATCGTGCTGCTGGTGGGAATGCCTCCACAACTAAGCGGTATAACCAATGTCTTCGGGACTATGGTTGGTACTTGCGCCTTGTAACCTATGGTGTGCTTGCTGGCGATAAAGATCCCATCGAAAATATTGGTTTAATTGGCGTTAAAGAAATGTACAACGCTCTCGATGTACCTGTTACAGGGATGATTGATGCGATCCGTTGTCTGAAGGAAGCAGCTCTTGGCGTTCTCGATCTCGAAGAAGCTAGCATTGCGGCACCTTACTTTGACTTTATTACTCAGTCCATGTCGTAA
- a CDS encoding ATP-grasp domain-containing protein — MCCHHLPSWYDKCSEFTAESHFFEVDEDLEKNVAALGWDAYFVKDFVKSNNANKGSIAQSPAQVREIVEQLELYRGEIEGGISIRRVEEYRPNTECRYFVVRGEAYSPNRKIPDLVTEINHLIDAPFYSIDIIENAQGKLRLVELGDGQVSSRKNWPLKKFIEMLTAIAKV; from the coding sequence GTGTGTTGTCATCATCTACCCAGTTGGTATGACAAATGCTCAGAATTTACAGCTGAATCCCATTTTTTTGAGGTTGATGAAGACTTAGAAAAAAATGTTGCAGCATTGGGATGGGATGCATATTTCGTCAAAGACTTTGTGAAATCGAATAATGCCAATAAAGGATCTATCGCTCAGTCTCCCGCGCAAGTGCGAGAAATTGTGGAGCAACTAGAACTGTATCGAGGCGAGATTGAAGGAGGCATTAGTATTCGGCGAGTCGAAGAATATCGACCAAACACTGAATGTCGCTATTTTGTTGTGCGAGGAGAAGCCTATTCACCTAATAGAAAAATTCCTGACCTTGTCACTGAAATTAATCATTTAATTGATGCGCCTTTTTATTCGATTGACATCATCGAAAATGCCCAAGGAAAGTTGCGACTTGTTGAGTTGGGAGATGGTCAAGTGTCTAGCCGAAAAAACTGGCCACTGAAGAAATTCATTGAGATGTTGACTGCGATCGCCAAGGTTTAA
- the gshB gene encoding glutathione synthase, which translates to MKFAFILDPIANLDPGHDTTVAFMEAAQQLGHEVWITQIEGLSIVKNQAWATLQSVSLKPVQLIDGLWRTEANWFELGEQKFMPLTEMNAVFLRTDPPVDQAYLYATYILDLVDPAKTLVVNNPQGIRAANEKLYALNFSSVIPTSIVTTQTSIVKKFVEEKGAAVIKPLGGMAGAGILFLPKGDRNFNSLLEISTKNGTEPVMVQEFLPAAKDGDKRLIVLDGEPIGAVNRIPTGGDFRGNMAVGGRIAQVDITERDRHIAATVAPKLQEDGLYFVGLDIIGGNLTEVNVTSPTGVREADRLDGLSLGKKVMEWTVAKVNSL; encoded by the coding sequence GTGAAATTCGCTTTTATCCTCGATCCCATCGCCAATCTCGATCCTGGTCATGACACCACCGTCGCTTTTATGGAAGCAGCACAACAGCTCGGTCATGAAGTTTGGATCACTCAGATCGAAGGATTAAGCATTGTCAAAAATCAGGCATGGGCAACCTTGCAATCTGTCTCCCTAAAACCAGTGCAGCTTATCGATGGTTTATGGCGAACGGAGGCAAATTGGTTTGAGTTGGGCGAGCAGAAATTTATGCCTCTCACCGAAATGAATGCGGTCTTTCTGCGCACTGACCCACCTGTTGATCAAGCTTATCTCTATGCCACCTATATTTTGGATTTGGTAGATCCAGCGAAAACCCTTGTGGTGAATAATCCCCAAGGTATCCGTGCCGCAAACGAAAAATTATATGCTCTGAATTTCAGTTCTGTCATTCCCACAAGTATTGTCACGACTCAAACCTCGATTGTGAAAAAGTTCGTTGAAGAAAAAGGAGCTGCCGTTATCAAACCCCTTGGAGGTATGGCTGGCGCAGGAATTTTGTTTTTACCGAAGGGCGATCGCAACTTTAATTCTTTGCTCGAAATCAGTACTAAAAATGGAACAGAACCCGTGATGGTACAGGAATTTCTCCCTGCCGCAAAAGATGGTGACAAACGCTTAATCGTTCTCGATGGTGAACCGATTGGTGCTGTCAACCGGATTCCCACAGGCGGTGATTTCCGTGGAAATATGGCAGTGGGTGGACGTATTGCCCAAGTGGATATTACAGAGCGCGATCGCCACATTGCCGCAACCGTTGCACCCAAACTTCAAGAAGATGGCCTTTATTTTGTTGGCTTAGATATTATCGGTGGCAATTTAACTGAGGTGAATGTCACTAGTCCTACTGGGGTGCGAGAAGCAGATCGCCTTGATGGTCTTTCCCTCGGTAAGAAAGTGATGGAATGGACTGTCGCCAAAGTTAACAGCTTATAA
- a CDS encoding IMS domain-containing protein codes for MRIPLDYYRILGVPTKATTAQITQAYRDRVAQLPRREHSDLAIQARNNIIEQSYQVLSQTEKRAVYDNEFLNDTYQLESQSRLRLPFQSSEIEAAEDAETSNPAIAIEQTDFLGGILLLLELGEYELVLKLVPPYLKSKSNLVKQDLFGSAEVVTSELILCLALAYLELSREQWQQGRYEAAAESGLAGQKLLIDAGIFPSLRGEIQGDLDRLRPYQALELLSQPESETALRTKGLQLLQAMLDARGGIDGAGDDQSGLSMDDFLRFIQQLRSYLTVKEQQDLFIAESKRPSAVSTYLAVYALLAGGFSSRQPESIIKAKEKLLRLGKRQDVHLEQAICALLLGQTEEANQALELSQEYEAIAYIRDNSKDAPDLLPGLCLYGEKWLKTEVFSHFRDLSSESVSLTEYFADDQVQQYLEQLPAESGAQDWSIVASESAKPTGQTRLEPVADLSVSRPSKVSKPEETAPTTSATATSKVTPISRPSSAPITPRTQTATPAQTAKIKKPKKRKSNRNLKRKPFPFKGIAILVGGLVALILVVKAIASLVGGGNTIKDPLQVSVTGEPPIPIPIIEEVATEAPLSKVPEGEFDAAIAERLIQTWLDGKALAFGESHDTSSLPEILAEPLLSRWVNGARDVEAVGNYREYEHELSISEVSFDPESPDVANVVAEVTENAKYYLPGGELDSGRSYDSQLTVRYGLIRQGEQWFIQSSAVL; via the coding sequence GTGCGCATTCCGCTCGACTATTACCGAATCCTTGGGGTTCCCACTAAGGCGACCACTGCCCAAATTACTCAGGCTTATCGTGATCGCGTTGCGCAATTGCCTCGTCGTGAACATAGCGATCTGGCAATTCAAGCTCGCAACAATATTATTGAGCAGTCGTACCAAGTGCTCTCTCAGACAGAAAAGCGAGCTGTCTATGACAATGAGTTTTTAAATGATACTTACCAGCTAGAGTCCCAGAGCCGTCTCCGATTACCTTTCCAGAGTAGTGAGATAGAAGCGGCGGAGGATGCTGAAACTAGTAATCCGGCGATCGCCATTGAGCAAACAGATTTTCTTGGTGGGATTTTATTGCTTCTGGAACTCGGGGAATATGAGCTGGTTTTAAAGCTTGTGCCTCCCTATTTGAAATCCAAAAGCAATCTCGTTAAGCAAGATTTGTTTGGATCGGCAGAAGTTGTTACTAGCGAATTGATTCTCTGTTTGGCGTTGGCGTATCTCGAACTGAGTCGTGAACAGTGGCAACAAGGTCGTTATGAAGCAGCGGCAGAATCTGGCTTAGCAGGTCAAAAGCTATTAATTGATGCGGGTATTTTCCCAAGCTTGCGAGGAGAGATCCAAGGAGATCTGGATCGTCTCCGCCCTTACCAAGCACTGGAATTATTATCGCAACCAGAATCTGAAACGGCCTTACGCACCAAGGGATTGCAGTTATTGCAAGCGATGCTTGATGCACGTGGTGGCATCGATGGCGCTGGAGATGATCAGTCCGGCCTCAGTATGGATGATTTTCTGCGGTTTATTCAGCAGCTGCGTAGTTATCTGACAGTCAAAGAGCAGCAAGATTTATTTATCGCTGAGTCGAAGCGTCCTTCGGCTGTGTCTACTTATCTTGCGGTTTATGCGCTCCTTGCTGGTGGCTTTTCGTCACGACAACCAGAATCAATTATCAAGGCCAAGGAAAAATTATTACGTCTCGGCAAACGTCAGGATGTCCATTTAGAGCAGGCGATTTGTGCGTTGCTTTTGGGCCAGACTGAGGAAGCAAATCAAGCGCTAGAACTGAGTCAGGAATATGAGGCGATCGCCTATATTCGTGATAACTCAAAAGATGCCCCTGATTTATTACCAGGACTTTGTCTCTACGGCGAAAAATGGCTCAAAACTGAAGTGTTCTCCCACTTCCGAGATCTCAGCAGCGAATCGGTATCTTTGACTGAGTATTTTGCGGATGATCAAGTTCAGCAATATCTTGAGCAACTACCTGCAGAAAGTGGCGCTCAAGATTGGTCAATCGTTGCCAGTGAATCTGCGAAACCTACTGGACAAACTCGTTTAGAGCCCGTTGCTGATTTATCGGTGAGCAGACCATCTAAAGTTAGTAAACCAGAGGAAACGGCTCCAACAACAAGCGCTACAGCAACGTCGAAAGTAACACCTATTTCTCGACCGAGTTCGGCACCTATAACACCTCGAACTCAGACTGCAACCCCGGCTCAAACTGCAAAGATAAAGAAACCGAAAAAGCGCAAATCTAATCGCAATTTGAAGCGTAAGCCTTTTCCTTTCAAGGGCATTGCGATCCTTGTCGGTGGTCTTGTTGCACTAATTTTGGTGGTGAAGGCGATCGCCTCTTTAGTTGGTGGCGGTAATACCATCAAAGATCCATTGCAAGTCTCTGTGACTGGTGAGCCTCCGATTCCAATTCCGATTATTGAAGAAGTTGCCACAGAGGCGCCGTTAAGTAAGGTGCCTGAAGGGGAATTTGATGCGGCGATCGCCGAACGTCTTATTCAAACATGGCTTGATGGCAAAGCCCTTGCCTTTGGTGAAAGCCACGACACTTCGAGTTTGCCAGAAATTTTGGCAGAGCCTTTACTCTCTCGTTGGGTAAATGGTGCGAGGGATGTGGAAGCTGTAGGCAACTATCGCGAGTATGAGCATGAGCTGAGTATTTCTGAAGTGAGTTTTGACCCAGAAAGTCCTGATGTGGCCAATGTCGTTGCAGAAGTCACTGAAAATGCAAAGTATTATTTGCCAGGCGGAGAACTAGATTCAGGACGTTCCTACGATTCTCAGTTGACGGTGCGCTATGGTCTCATTCGTCAGGGTGAGCAGTGGTTTATCCAGTCCTCAGCTGTTCTCTAA